A single genomic interval of bacterium (Candidatus Blackallbacteria) CG13_big_fil_rev_8_21_14_2_50_49_14 harbors:
- the ade gene encoding adenine deaminase has translation MHEISGQWVDLLQRRIVPAKLTLAESRILKIEELVQAPEVYLIPGLIDAHIHLESSMLVPAEFARMAMLHGTVGSVSDPHEIANVLGLAGVEFMLQNSHTLPFHFCFGAPSCVPATVFETAGARLGLEETRQLLENPEIHYLSEMMNIPGVLQNDPEVMGKIALAQSLGKPIDGHAPGLRGADLETYLKAGISTDHEAFSLEEAREKARKGMKILIREGSAARNFEALIPLLAETPELCMFCSDDRHPDDLLKGHINQMVAKALAAGYDLFDTLRAASLNPIQHYGLKAGLLQVGDSADFIEVSDLQRFKIQATWIQGQKCVENGKSLLNWQPSERPNRFVARPVQPSDFKVPEQQGQIHVIHALDGELITEDCLRTPTLAFHETVADPSRDLLKIAVLNRYQPHAPVVDFIENFGLKQGAIASSVAHDSHNLIAVGCSNQDLSRAMNRVIEMKGGICAVYAGKERVLPLPIAGLMSDRPGPEVAEAYAALNRMIREEMGSPLRAPLMTLSFMALLVIPALKISDQGLFDGVHFRFAHLYAEAK, from the coding sequence ATGCACGAAATCTCTGGCCAATGGGTCGATCTGCTTCAGCGCAGAATCGTCCCCGCCAAACTCACCCTCGCTGAGTCGCGGATTCTCAAAATTGAGGAACTTGTGCAGGCCCCAGAAGTCTATTTGATTCCCGGCCTGATAGACGCCCATATTCACCTTGAAAGCTCCATGCTCGTACCTGCCGAATTTGCCCGCATGGCCATGCTTCATGGCACCGTGGGCAGTGTTTCTGACCCCCATGAAATAGCCAATGTGCTGGGTCTTGCTGGGGTGGAGTTTATGTTGCAAAACAGCCACACCCTCCCCTTTCATTTTTGTTTTGGCGCGCCCTCCTGCGTTCCCGCTACCGTTTTTGAAACCGCCGGTGCCCGTCTCGGGCTTGAAGAAACCCGTCAATTGCTCGAAAACCCAGAAATTCACTATCTCAGTGAAATGATGAATATTCCGGGGGTGCTGCAAAACGATCCCGAAGTCATGGGCAAAATCGCCCTGGCCCAGAGCCTGGGCAAACCAATCGATGGCCACGCACCGGGCTTGCGGGGCGCGGATCTTGAGACCTATCTCAAGGCAGGTATCAGCACCGACCATGAGGCCTTCAGCCTGGAAGAAGCACGGGAAAAAGCGCGCAAAGGCATGAAAATTCTGATTCGGGAAGGTTCAGCCGCACGCAATTTTGAGGCCCTGATCCCGCTTTTGGCCGAAACCCCTGAACTGTGCATGTTCTGTTCAGACGATCGCCACCCCGATGATCTGCTCAAGGGGCATATTAACCAAATGGTGGCCAAGGCCCTGGCCGCAGGCTATGATCTGTTTGATACCCTGCGGGCCGCCAGTTTGAATCCGATTCAGCACTATGGCCTGAAGGCCGGTCTGCTCCAAGTCGGCGACAGCGCAGATTTTATTGAGGTCAGCGATTTGCAGCGCTTTAAAATTCAAGCCACCTGGATTCAAGGCCAAAAATGCGTCGAAAACGGGAAAAGTCTTTTGAACTGGCAGCCCTCAGAGAGGCCCAACCGCTTTGTGGCCCGGCCTGTACAGCCTTCAGATTTTAAAGTACCCGAGCAGCAGGGCCAAATCCATGTCATTCACGCCTTGGATGGAGAACTGATCACCGAAGACTGTCTGCGCACGCCCACCTTGGCCTTTCACGAAACGGTGGCTGACCCCTCACGGGATTTGCTCAAAATCGCAGTGCTCAACCGCTACCAGCCCCATGCCCCGGTGGTGGATTTTATTGAAAACTTTGGCCTCAAGCAGGGGGCCATCGCCTCAAGTGTCGCCCACGACTCGCACAATCTGATCGCCGTGGGCTGCAGCAACCAGGACTTGAGTCGGGCCATGAACCGGGTGATTGAAATGAAAGGCGGGATTTGCGCAGTTTATGCAGGAAAAGAAAGGGTACTGCCCTTGCCGATTGCGGGCTTGATGAGTGATCGCCCCGGTCCAGAAGTTGCCGAGGCCTATGCCGCCCTGAACCGCATGATCCGTGAAGAAATGGGCTCCCCTCTGCGCGCGCCGCTGATGACCCTCTCGTTTATGGCCTTGCTGGTGATTCCAGCCCTGAAGATCAGCGATCAGGGGCTCTTTGATGGCGTCCATTTTCGCTTTGCCCATCTCTACGCCGAGGCGAAATAA
- a CDS encoding dihydroorotate dehydrogenase (catalyzes the conversion of dihydroorotate to orotate in the pyrimidine biosynthesis pathway; uses a flavin nucleotide as an essential cofactor; class 2 enzymes are monomeric and compared to the class 1 class 2 possess an extended N terminus, which plays a role in the membrane association of the enzyme and provides the binding site for the respiratory quinones that serve as physiological electron acceptors), with amino-acid sequence MDLSTKYLGLHLRTPLVASASPLSEQLDNIRALEEAGISAVVMHSLFEEQLTQSSLDLDHYTSFANDSFAEALSFFPEPKTFHVGPELYLEHIAQARQSVKIPIIASLNGHSRGGWIEYAKKIEQAGAAALELNLYSIPTDPQLSGAVIEQTYLDIVKEIKTQLNIPVAVKLSPFFTNFGHFAHQLSDLGVDGLVLFNRFYQPDINIETLEMEPHLLLSSPQELRLPLTWIGLLYGRIQADLAATTGVHQAKDVLKLLMAGAKVTQMASVLLRRGIGYVRTLESELLDWLEEHEYHSIEQLQGSMSQTNCPDPSAFERVQYVRMLQGYHAHIQI; translated from the coding sequence ATGGACTTAAGTACAAAATATCTTGGATTGCATTTGCGCACCCCGCTGGTGGCTTCGGCCTCACCGCTTTCAGAACAATTGGACAATATCCGTGCGCTTGAAGAAGCGGGTATTTCTGCGGTGGTCATGCATTCTCTGTTTGAAGAGCAATTGACCCAATCCAGTCTGGATTTGGATCACTATACCAGCTTCGCCAATGACAGCTTTGCCGAAGCCCTGAGCTTTTTCCCCGAGCCCAAAACCTTTCATGTCGGCCCTGAACTCTATCTTGAGCATATTGCCCAGGCGCGTCAGTCCGTTAAAATCCCGATCATTGCCAGTTTAAATGGGCACAGCCGGGGCGGCTGGATTGAATATGCCAAAAAAATCGAACAGGCCGGGGCGGCTGCACTGGAACTCAATCTCTACAGTATTCCCACCGATCCCCAGCTATCTGGGGCCGTGATTGAACAGACCTATCTGGATATTGTCAAAGAGATCAAAACCCAGTTGAATATTCCTGTGGCGGTCAAACTCAGTCCCTTCTTTACCAATTTCGGCCATTTTGCGCACCAGCTTTCTGACTTGGGGGTCGATGGCTTGGTTTTGTTCAATCGCTTTTACCAGCCGGATATCAATATTGAAACCTTGGAAATGGAGCCCCATCTGCTGCTCAGTTCTCCCCAGGAACTGCGCCTGCCCCTGACCTGGATTGGGCTGCTCTATGGCCGGATTCAAGCCGATTTGGCTGCCACCACGGGGGTGCACCAGGCCAAGGACGTGCTCAAGCTTTTGATGGCGGGGGCCAAGGTAACCCAGATGGCCTCAGTGCTGCTGCGCCGGGGCATTGGCTATGTGCGTACCCTGGAATCTGAATTGCTGGATTGGCTTGAAGAGCATGAGTACCATTCAATTGAGCAATTGCAGGGCAGCATGAGTCAAACCAACTGCCCCGACCCCAGTGCCTTTGAGCGCGTGCAATATGTACGCATGCTGCAGGGCTACCACGCGCATATCCAGATCTAG